The Deinococcus sp. YIM 134068 genomic interval GCCAGCGCCGTGCGCTCGAAGCCGTGGCGGGTGGCCGTCCACAGCAGCGGCACGAACAGCACGTAGCTGAAGTCGAGCGTGCCCCCGCGCGGTCCCCCGTACCCGATCCACAGCGCCAGCCCGGCGACGCTCAGCTCGGCCAGCCCCTCCAGAACCCGCCGCCCGAGCGTGAGGAGCCGCTGTCGTCCCGCCAGCCTGGGCGCTAGAGATATGGGAGCAGTTGCCCCCGGCCCTCCACTTCCTACAGGCTCATCCGTAACCGGCAGGCCCGCCGTCCACAACCCCGGCCAGCGGCGCAACAGCAGGAGCAGGGACGGCGCGAGCATCCCGATTCCCGTGGCGGTGCCCGCCCACAGTTGCAGGGTGCGCTCGATCACCCGTCCCCAGGGCACGAGGTCGGCCCACACGAGGCACAGCACCTGCGCCGTCGTCACGATCAGGGGTGCCCCGAAGACAGCCACCAGCACGAACAGCCGCACGTCGCGCAGCCGGGGCAGCCGGGCGTCGAAGCGCAGGTGCCTCAATACCACGCAGGCGAGGGTGCTCCCGGCCACCGCCACCACGACCGATGCCAGCAGCGGTAGCGGCGGCAGGGGCTGCGGGGTGATCAGGAGTTCGTGCAGTACGTTGCTCACGATGAGCAGGGGCCAATAACGCAGCCCGAAGACGAGGAGCAGCACGAAGTCGAGTGCGAAGGGCGGATACCACACCGAGACGCCCGGCACCGTATTGAACTGCTGGGCCGCCGCGTCCAGGGCCAGCCACCCCAGGAGATAGAGCAGCGTGATCCACACGTGACGACGCCGTTGGGCAGTCATATGTTCAAATCCTACCCTCGGTAAGTTGTCTTTCAGACGGCATCTCCACGGACATAGCTCTCCCTCCTCCCCTCCGGCCTTCCCTCCGGCAAAGCGTAGCTCCCCAGCTGTGAGGGCGGTTCAGGACGCCTTGTCTTCACGTGAAGACAGGCTGAGTCTCTTGCGTTCGAGGGGAAGCGGCGTTTCATGATCTTCCACTGCCTCCACTCATTTCTTCCTCATGACATCGTTGGGTTCAGGGCGTGTCTTCACGTGAAGACAGACGAGGTGGCACCGTTGGGTTTATGCTGGGGCCGGATGCTCACGCTCACCTTTTTCAACCACGCGGGCGGCGCGGCGAAGACCAGCCTCGCGTTGAACACGGGGCACGCGCTCGCGCAGGCAGGGCTGCGGGTGTTGCTCATCGACCTCGATCCGCAGGCCAACCTCAGCGCCTGGCTGGGGCATGGCCTCGTGCCCGACGAGCAGACGGCCTTCGGGGTGGCGGTCAGCGGGGACGCCCGGTTGCCCGAGCCGCTGCGAACGCACGGCCTGAGCCTGATTCCCAGCAACCTGCACATGGCGCTCTCCGAGGGGCAGATGATGGCGCAGGAGGGCGCGACCCTCAACCTGCGGTACGCGCTGGAGGCGGTGCAAGGCCACTACGACCTTGTGCTCGTGGACAGCCCGCCGAGCCTCGGCAAGCTCGCGGTGCTGGCGGCGCTGGCCGCCGACCGACTGGTCGTGCCGGTGCCCACGCGGGCGAAGGGCCTCAACGGGTTGCCGGGCGTCCTCGCCGCGCTGAACACCTATCGCCGGCTGCGCCCGGAGTTGCGTGTCGGCCTGTTCGTGCCCACCCTGTACGACAGCCGCAACAGCCACGACCGGGAGGTGCTCGCGGCCCTGCGCGCCCAGCTTCAGCCGTTGGCCCAGCCGCTGAACTACCGCCCTGCGACGTGGAACGACAGCGCGGGGGCGGGCGAACCCATCGGGGTCTTCGCGCCGAACAGCCCGGCGGCCCAGGAAGTGCGCGCGCTGGCCCAGGAGATCGCCGACCAGACAGGCCTGAAGGTGACGGTGAGCCGTGGCTAGGCGGCGCTTCGACGCGGCCTCGACCCTGAACGCCCTGCTGGGACCCGACGGGGCCGCCGACCTCACCAGCCGCGACCAGCTCCGCACCCTCGCGCTGGACGCACTCTTCCCCACCCCGTACCAGCCGCGCGGCGAGTTCGACGCGGCCAGCCTGAGCGACCTCGCCGCGAGCATCCGCGAGAACGGGGTGCTGCAACCCATCCTCGTGCGACCGACCGAGCGGGGGCACGAGATTGTCGCCGGGGAGCGCCGCTGGCGGGCCGCGCGCCTCGCCGGGCTGACGGAGATTCCGGCCTACATCCGCGACCTCACCGACGATCAGGCCGCCGCCGCGTCCGCCGTGGAGAACCTGCTGCGCGAGGACCTCAACCCGGTGGAGGAGGTCGAGGCCAAACGCCGCATCGCCGCCCTCGCCCTCGGCGTGCCCGACGAGGAGGTGATGACCCACCTGCGCCGACTGCTCGCCGATCCGGAGCAGGACCCGGAGGGCGTCGCCAGCCTGGACGTGGCCTTCGCCCGGCTCGGTGGGGAGAAGTGGCAGTCGTTCCTCCGGAACAAGGGCCGGGTCCTCAACCTCCCGCCTGACGTGAAGGCGGCGGTGAGGAACGGTCTCGACTACCGCAAGGCGCTGGCTGTGGGTACCGTGCCCGACGAGGCCGAACGCGCCCGCCTGCTGGCCCTCGCCCGTGGGGGGGCCACCGTGGCGGCCCTGACCGAGGCGGCCCGGCCCCGGCGGCAGAACGCGCCGAACGAGCAGCGCCGTCAGGCCGTCGTGCGTTCGCTGGGGCAAAAACGTTTCCTCGCCACGCTGCCCGAGGAGCGGCGCGCCCGAGTGGACGAGCTGCTCGCGGAACTCGACGGCGTCCTGCATCCACAGGAGACGCCGACCAAGAAAGGCCGTGGCAAACGGGTGCGTTAGGTTCGGGAGGCGGCTTGTCTTCACGTGAAGACAGATGGGGAGGTCCGCGTCTTCACCTGTCCTCATCCGGGCTACCGGTGCCCACGTCAGGTTGTGCCCATGCCGCAAAAGCAGCGCAGCCGTATCGGAGCGAAGCCGCTGGGGTGGGCCGGGGTCCTCATGGTCGGGGCACTCCTGGGGGGGGCCAGGGCGCAGACGCCGGGTTCCGCCGCTAATCAGACGTTGCTCGTCGTCAGTCCCAGAACCCTGCGCGGGCCGATCACCGTGACCCTCAATGGGAAGAGAGTGGGCGACTTCGCGGGCTTTGGTCGGTTGGACGTGTCCAACTACGTCAGGGTAGGGGAGAATAACCTGCAAGTAACGTCCCCCGACCGCAGGGGCGTCGGCTTCGCCAAAATCGCCCACGCGGTGACGAAGGACGCGTTCCGCGACATCACGGAAGTCAGGATGGAGGGGTTCCGCGCCACGGCGGAGGGCACGCGGGCGAAGTTCACCCTTCCCACCGGGGCCGGGGGTGGGGCGAAGAACGTCAGCCTGGCCGGGCGCTCCTCACTATCAACCCGATCACGATGAATCAGCCGTTCACGGTGTACGTCAACGATCAACCGGTGGGGAATTCTCAGAAATACAACCAGTATGACGTGACCCGCCTCCTTAAAAAGGGCACAAACAACCTGCGCGTTACCTGGACCGACACGAACGGCGTCGGCGGCGTGGAACTCGCGCACGCCGCCGACGGGCGGACCTTTCGCACACTGACAGAGGTGAAGTTCGAGGGCTTCCGCGCCAACCCGCGTGACAAGACCGTGGAGTTCACCATCCCCTGAGCTGGGCCGCCCCTACGACCCCGACCCTGCCCGTGCCGTCACCGCGAAGAGGGGGTCCCGGCCCCGCCCGCGTGGACTGCGGTCATGAGAGGTGATCTCGTGCCAGTTGCCCGCCTCACGCAGGTAGCTTTCCACCAATGCCAGATGCCCCGCGCTGTCGAGGGAGTGCCAGATCGCCACCGCCTTCGTGGGGAAGCAGCGGTTGGAGAAGGTGATGACCACCGGGCTGCCGGGCGTGAGCACCCGCCCGAGGTCGCGCAGCACCTCCACGGGCCGGGTGAGGTAGTCGATGGAGACGGTGATTCCCGCCCCGTCGAACTCCCCGTCCGCGAAAGGCAAACGGGCGTCACGATTGAGGTTCTGCACCACGAAGGCGCTCAGCCGGGGATTGCCGCGCAACTCCGCCTCGTTGAGGCCCAGCCCCACCACGCGGCGGTACTCGACCTCGGGCGGGAGGTGACTCACCCACGAACTCATCAGGTCGAGGATCGCGCCGCCGGGTGGCAGAACCTCGCGGTAGAGCTGCGTCACGGCGGCGATGGCCGTGTCGTCGATATGGGTCACGAAGCGGGGCTGGCGGTAGAACTCCTCGTCGGGCGTCTCGTCCACGCGCCGGAAGGCTCCACGGGGCAGGTCACTCATGCGCCCATTGTGGAAGGGGGCACGGTGGGGGAGGGCAAGATCGGTCGCAGTGTCGTCCTTGACCTGTCAATTGTGTTTCGGGCGCGTCGGGACGGTGCTTCCGTCATCGGCGGGTCGGGGAGAAGCCGCTCTTCTTCATTTTCCGACCGCCCTGCAAGGTGGAATCTGCAACGCCGCAAACTCATGGAGCAAAGGCCTCCACGTCTAGTGTTTCCTCAAGGGTGCGCCTGACTTCCTAAACGCGCTTCGAGTCCGTTTGAACACGTCCCAGCCGTCCGCAATCAACGAAAAGGGGAGGAGCCATTCCGGCCATCCTCCCCCAATCCCGCCCCTCGGCGCTGTTCTCCCGGTTCCCCTCCTACGCCTCGCCGAGGGCGCGGCGGGCAATGTCGCGGAAGCGCACAAGTTCCTTGCTGCCGGGGAAGGAGCGCAAGGTGCGCTGGGTCAGGGTAAGCGTCTTGCGGTGCTGGCCGACCTGGGTCCACGCCTCGAACGCCTCCTGGCGGTAGAGGTAGTACAGGGTGGGAACGCCGAGGGCCACGGCGCGGTCGAAGTTGGCGGCGGCCTCGCGGGTGTTGCCGAGTCGCAGGTTGGCCTTGCCGAGTCCCCACCAGTGGTAGGGGTCGCTTGGACTGGCCTTCACGTTCTGCTGGCCGATCTGCCGCAACTTCCGCCAGTTGTTCGCCGCCCCGAAGTCGCTGCCGAGGACCGCGCGCACGTCGGCCTCCTTGCTCGGCGGGTAGGCGATCAGGTACTCACCGTTGTAGAAATGCCACAGGTCCATCATCTGGGCGGTGCCCAGGCGCAGGGCCGGGCCGCGCAGGGGGTCGCTCGTCAGGAACTCGCCGTTGCGGTAGCCGTACACGGTGCGGAAGTGGGCGACGTTGCTGCCGGGGCTGAGCCGCTGCTGAACGACGACCGGGATGCCCCGCGCGAGCAGGCCACGCAGCAGCTCCGGGCTTCCGGCATAGCGGATCACGCTCCGCAGCCCGAAGCGCCCGAGGTAGGCGGCGAGTTCGAGGCTCGTCACCTGCGGGTCGCGGGGGCTGTCCTTGAGGGCGCGCACGGCCTGGGCCTGGGTGATGCGGGTGCCGTAGTAGCCCGCGATGGTCAGGGCGGTCACGGGGCCGCAGTTGTCGGGTCCCTGACGCTCATAGCGGATGTTCTGCAAGGTCACGCTGGCGGGCTGGGCGGACGCCGCCCCAACGAGGGCGAGGAGCGTCAGGGGGAGCCATCTGGCGAACATGCCCCAGTGTGCGGGCCGCCGTGCGGGAGGGGAAATCCCGTCGTTGAACTCCCCTTGAGCGAACGTAAGGGCTTTCTTTGTGACGGGTGCCCAACCTAGATCGGGGATGGACGAGAACTAGACCGGTGACAGAGGGAGCGTATGAGTGTGGAGAAACATACCTGTTCCGAAAGGCGGTTGGGTCAGAGATGGAGGGGATCACCCCCTCCCGCCTACTCGCCCTCCACTGCCCGCAGGCCCTCGTGGGCACCGCGTGAGCTGTACTGGCTCTTGCGGAGGCCCTGAATGACCTCCGAGAGGCGGGTACGGGCCGTTTCCCCGTCCACGGCCCCCTCCACCCCGCAGGCGAGGACACGGGAAAAGGCGACGTACAGCCACGGCAGGTGCCGGGTGTCGCCCCCGCCGTCGAGCCGGACATCTTGCAGCATCACGCCGTCCACCTCCGCCGCCTGCGCGAGAAGCGACACCTCGCCGGGAGCGGTGGCCGTGGGCGTGCCGACGACGAGGACGCCGCCTTCGAGGAGCAGGGTCAGTTCCGCCATGCCGCACCATACCGGATGGGGGTCCGCCCGGCCCAGGCCCGCTATCCTGGGCATCATGCCGAGTCAGTCCGGGGCGGAGGCCCCCGCGCGCTCCTCCCAGAATGACACTGCTCAGAACGACGGTGCTCAGAACGACGATGCTCAGAACGAACTCACCCTGAGCGAGCATCTCCAGAACGTAACCGAGGCGCTGGCCGCCGCCCAGACGGGCGAGGCGGTCTTCCGGGTCGTCCTGACCCCCGCCCTCACCGCCCTGAACGCCGTCGCGGGCGCGGTCCTGCTCGTCAGCCAGGACGGAAGGTGGCTGGAACTCGCCGACAAGCAGGGGTACGCGGAGGACGCCCAGACCCTCTGGCAGGACGGCCCGCTCGACGGCAATGTGCCCGCCGGGGACGTGCTGGAGAAGCGGGAACCGCTCTTCTTCGAGCAGGAGGGCGATCTCGTGCGGGTCTACCCGGAGCTGGAGGCGCGCATGGGTGGCGTGGCCGCCGTCGCCACCGCCGTCCTTCCCATGTTTCTGGACGACCGCCCGCTCGGCACGATCATTCTGGACTTCAGGGAACCGCATCACTTCACGCGGGAGGAGACGCGCTTCCTGCGGACCCTCGCCTCCCAATGTGCCGTCGCGCTGGGGCGGGTGCGGCTGCTCGCCGGGCTGCGGGAGAGCGAGGCCCGCTTTCGTCGCCTCGTGGAGGTCAGCCCGGTCGGTGTGGCGGCGGGGGACATGTCAGGCGGGTTGATCCTCGTCAACGACGCCTATCTGCGGCTGCTGGGCTATACGCGGGCGGAGTTGGAGGCCGGGGAAATCGACTGGGCCGCCCTCACCCCACCCGAATACCGCGAGGCCGACGAGCGGGCCTTCGCGCGGGCGCTGGAGCGCGGGGTGTCGGACCCCTACGAGAAGGAAATGTGGACGAAGGGGGGCGAGCGGCTGCCGCTGGCGGTGGTGCTCACACGCTACGAGGAGGGTGGGCGGCCCCTCGTTGTGGGCCACCTGCAAGACCGGCGTGCCCAGAGGGCCGCCGAGCGCGGGCTGCGCGCGGACAAGGCGGAGCTGGAGCGGCAGGTCGCCGCCCGCACGGCGGAGCTGGAGGCGGCGCGGCGCACCGCCGAGGTGCTCGCCCGGCTGGGGGACGCCCTGCAAGACGCCGCCTCGCCGGAGGAGGTGGCCGGGCGCTCGCTGGAGTGGCTCGGCCCCGCCGTGGGGGCGACGGGCATGGGCATGGTCCGGCTGGAGGGGGAGTCCGTTCAGGCGACGGCCTTCTGGGGCGACGTGCCGGAACCCATCCGCGCCTTCCTGACCCGGCCCGGCCTGCGGCTTCCGGACACGCCCAACCTGCTGAAGGTCGCGCGCACCCGCCGGGCGCTGTACTTCGACGATTACCACACCACCGGCAGCCCGGTGGCGGACTTCCCGGCCCTGTCGGGGAGCGCCGAACCCATCGTGACACCGGGGGGCACCCTCGTCGGCTTCGTGCTGGCGTGGCGTCCGGTGGGGACGGGCGCGTGGCATGGGGAACAGCGCGACCTGTTGCGGCGGGCGGCGGGCACGCTCGGCCTCGCGCTGGAGCGGGCGGAGGCGGCGTCACAGCTCACCGCCCGCGTCCGGCAGGCCGAGGAGGACGCCCGCGCGCGGGAGGCGTTCGTGGCCTTCACCGAGGCGGTGGGCACCGAGACCGACGTGCTCGCCCTCGTGCGCCGGGCGGTGGAGGTGGTGCGCGCGAACGTCGAACACGTGAGCGTCGCGTACTACGAGCTGGAAGACGGCGAGCTGGAGGGGGGGCTGTGGCGGGTGCGCGTGTGGTCCGAGGAGCTGGCCCCCGAAATCGTGGCGCAACTTCGGGAGGGCGTGCCGGGGGACGCGCCGAACTTCGCCGAGGCCGCCCGCTCGGAGGCGGGGGTCTTCGTGGACGGCTGGGACGCGGGGGCCAACCACGTCGCCAGCGCGGCGAGCTACGGCGCGGTCGCGCTCGTGCCCGTCGCCGCGCGGAGTCGGGTGCGGAGCCTGTTCACGGTGGGCACGCGGGAGGGCCGCGCGTGGACCGAGCGCGAGAAGGCGGTGGTGCGCGCGGTGGCCCGCAGCCTCGGCCTGGCGCTGGAACGGGCGAGCGTGACCACCCACCTGGAGGCGCAGAACGCCGAGCTGGAGGCCCGCACGCAGGCGCTGGAGGGCTTCGCGGACCTGACGCGCACCCTCTCTCTGCGGAGCGAGCCGCTGGCCCTGATCGAGCGGGCGCTGACGGTGGTGCTCTCCCTGCTTCCGCCGGGCTGCGCCCTCTTCTACCAGAAGGAGGGAGACCGCTGGCAAGTGGCCGCGCGGGTGGGGGACCTGGGCACGCCGGAACTCCAGGCCGTCGTCGAGGGGGGGTTGCCGGTCGGGCACACGCCCTCGCTCGACCTGCCCGACCGGACCCGCGAGCCGCTCTTTCAGGACGTGTACGACCGGGCGCGGGATGTGGCACCGGAACTCGTCTCCCACCTGCGGACCGTCTCCACGCTGCCCGTCGTGGTAAATGGGGGCGTCTTCGGCATCTTCAACGTGATGGTGTTCGAGGAGCGGCCCTGGAGCGCGGCGGACCGGGCCATGCTGGAGACGACCGTTCGCAGCCTGGGTCTCGCCATCGAGGGCGCGCTGGGGGTCGCGCAACTCGCCCAGCGCACCCGCGAGCTGGAACGCTCCAACGCCGAGCTGGAGCAGTTCGCCTACGTCGCCTCCCACGACCTGCAAGCGCCCATCCGGGCGGTGACGAGCTTCGCCGGGGTCATCGAGCGCAAGTACGGCGACCTGCTCGACGACCGGGGGCGGCTGTACCTGCGGCAGATTGTGGACAACGGCGGGTACATGAAGCGGCTCGTGGACGACCTGCTCACCTTCTCGCGCGTCCACACCGGGCGGGGCGACCTGCTCCCCACCGACGCGGGCGACGTGTTCGACGCGGTGGCGCGGCGCTTTCAGGCGGGCGGCGATGCGGCGGGGGCGAACCTCACCCGTGACGAGCTGCCCCTCGTCCTCGCCGACGCGGGGCAACTCGATCAACTTCTTCACAACCTCATCTCCAACGGGCTGAAGTACCACCGCGAGGGCGTTCCGCCGCACGTCCACGTCACGGCCCAGCACGAGGGCGAGTTCTGGCGTTTCGCGGTCTCGGACAACGGCCTCGGGATAGAGGCACAGTATTTCGAGCGCATCTTCGTGATCTTCCAGCGCCTGCATGGCCGCGAGGAGTTCGAGGGAACGGGGATCGGGCTGGCCGTGTGCAAGAAGATCGTCGAGCGGCACGGCGGGCGGATGTGGCTGGAGAGCACGCCGGGCGAGGGGTCCACCTTCTTCTTCACTCTGCCGGAGGTGTGAGGGGGAGGGGGGATGGTCGCCCTCTTGCTCTGCCTCTAGATTAGTATGAGATGAGCGCCGGGCCAGATATCTCCTTTTCACCGCTCAGGCTGCTCCAGTTTGTGATCGGGCTGACCCTGCTCGCCCTGATCTGGCTTGTTCCCCGTCTTGCGGCCAGCAGCATGGTGCCAGCGGACCTCGAATACCGGGCGTGGCCGCCCCTGAAGGATGATCTGCATGCCCTGAAGCTCACGGCTGAGGATGTGCGGGTGGATGTCCACGGAATGAGTTTCGACAAGAACGACATGCCGCTGGATGCCCGCTACGTTCTGCGCGGTATGGACGCCGCCCGCCTGAATATTCCCGCCGTCTGGCAAACGCGAGGCGTCCCCGAGCGTCCCGCCCGCGTCTGGTTCTGGGGCCGCAGCCGACCCGGCAAGGCCGACGATTGCCCGCAGGAGCTGGCGCTGGTCATGTCGCGCGGGCGCAGGGTGGAGAACGCCGTGCTGACGTGGCGCGAGCAGACGCCGCAGGGTCAGCGGCAGGCCACGCTGACGGTCTGGCGGGCGGCGGGGCGCTCCGTGTGGCCCCTCTCACGGGCGAACGGTCTGGTCTGTGTGGAGTCGTCGCGCACGCGGACCACTCCATGAGGAGCGGTGTCACCTTTGGGAGAAGTTCTCTCTCTCCTCCGGCAGCACGCACGCCGTCACGACGCCGTGGGGGGAGACGGCCAGCACGCGGCGCTCGGCGAGGGTCCACAGGGCGCGGTGGACGCCCATCTCGGCCTCGGCACCGCCGGAGGGTGCGAGGCGGTCGAGCAGGGTGGTGTAGCGGACCTCCGCCGCCTCACCCCCGGCCCACGGCGTCGCGTCGGCGACCAGGGTCAGCACCCGGCGCTGCTCCGGCCCCCCGGCGAGGGCGAGGAGGGCCGCCCGTGCCCGCAGCCGCGCGGCCCGCGCCTCCCGCTCGCGGCGGCGCTCCATGAGGAGGGCCGACACCTCGTCCGGCAAGTCCTCCCCCCGCCGGGCGCGACCGTCCTCGATCAGCCGCTCCAGCCGCGAATCTGCGCGGGCACGCGTCGTTTCGCGCAACTCGCGGGCGCGGTCCCGCACCTCGGCGGCGGCCTCCTGCACGCGCGGACTTTGCCGCACCCCCTCCGCCAGCCGCCGGGCGACGCCGCGCAGCCCACCGGAGGAGCGGTCGCCTTTTGGGTTCTGCGGTTCCTGATCGTTCCGGCTCATGCTTCCATTCTCGCTCACCGGGCGGCGAGGGTGTGGCTCGCGGTGAGCAAGTCCAGCCCCGCTCCCGCAACCTCTTCGGGGGAGAAGTCCAGGCATTCGAGGTCATACGGGCACTGGAAGGCATAACAGGGATGGCAGGGCGTCGGGCGGCGCAGGAGGCGGGCGGGCGCGTGGCGGGGCCGCCACTGCGACTCGTAATCCGTGCCGGAGTAGGTGGCGAGGACGGGTGTACGTGTCGCGTCCGCGAGGTGCAGGGCGGAGGTGTTGTTCGTCAGGACGAGCCGAGAGGCGGCGATCAGGGCGGCGAAGGTCGGGAGGTCGGTCCGTCCCAGGAGGTCCACCCCATGCTCCCCCAGTTCGGCGAGGAGGTCACGGCACCGCTCCCGGTCCTTGTCCACGCCCGTCACGGCGACCTTGAATCCTGTTCGTTCCGCGATCAGCCGCGCCGCGCGTCCCGCCAGCGAAGGCGGATAGGTGCGGGCCGAGCAACTGGCGAAGGGGTTGA includes:
- a CDS encoding ParA family protein, with product MLTLTFFNHAGGAAKTSLALNTGHALAQAGLRVLLIDLDPQANLSAWLGHGLVPDEQTAFGVAVSGDARLPEPLRTHGLSLIPSNLHMALSEGQMMAQEGATLNLRYALEAVQGHYDLVLVDSPPSLGKLAVLAALAADRLVVPVPTRAKGLNGLPGVLAALNTYRRLRPELRVGLFVPTLYDSRNSHDREVLAALRAQLQPLAQPLNYRPATWNDSAGAGEPIGVFAPNSPAAQEVRALAQEIADQTGLKVTVSRG
- a CDS encoding ParB/RepB/Spo0J family partition protein, yielding MARRRFDAASTLNALLGPDGAADLTSRDQLRTLALDALFPTPYQPRGEFDAASLSDLAASIRENGVLQPILVRPTERGHEIVAGERRWRAARLAGLTEIPAYIRDLTDDQAAAASAVENLLREDLNPVEEVEAKRRIAALALGVPDEEVMTHLRRLLADPEQDPEGVASLDVAFARLGGEKWQSFLRNKGRVLNLPPDVKAAVRNGLDYRKALAVGTVPDEAERARLLALARGGATVAALTEAARPRRQNAPNEQRRQAVVRSLGQKRFLATLPEERRARVDELLAELDGVLHPQETPTKKGRGKRVR
- a CDS encoding class I SAM-dependent methyltransferase; amino-acid sequence: MSDLPRGAFRRVDETPDEEFYRQPRFVTHIDDTAIAAVTQLYREVLPPGGAILDLMSSWVSHLPPEVEYRRVVGLGLNEAELRGNPRLSAFVVQNLNRDARLPFADGEFDGAGITVSIDYLTRPVEVLRDLGRVLTPGSPVVITFSNRCFPTKAVAIWHSLDSAGHLALVESYLREAGNWHEITSHDRSPRGRGRDPLFAVTARAGSGS
- a CDS encoding C39 family peptidase, with the protein product MFARWLPLTLLALVGAASAQPASVTLQNIRYERQGPDNCGPVTALTIAGYYGTRITQAQAVRALKDSPRDPQVTSLELAAYLGRFGLRSVIRYAGSPELLRGLLARGIPVVVQQRLSPGSNVAHFRTVYGYRNGEFLTSDPLRGPALRLGTAQMMDLWHFYNGEYLIAYPPSKEADVRAVLGSDFGAANNWRKLRQIGQQNVKASPSDPYHWWGLGKANLRLGNTREAAANFDRAVALGVPTLYYLYRQEAFEAWTQVGQHRKTLTLTQRTLRSFPGSKELVRFRDIARRALGEA
- a CDS encoding GAF domain-containing protein, whose protein sequence is MPSQSGAEAPARSSQNDTAQNDGAQNDDAQNELTLSEHLQNVTEALAAAQTGEAVFRVVLTPALTALNAVAGAVLLVSQDGRWLELADKQGYAEDAQTLWQDGPLDGNVPAGDVLEKREPLFFEQEGDLVRVYPELEARMGGVAAVATAVLPMFLDDRPLGTIILDFREPHHFTREETRFLRTLASQCAVALGRVRLLAGLRESEARFRRLVEVSPVGVAAGDMSGGLILVNDAYLRLLGYTRAELEAGEIDWAALTPPEYREADERAFARALERGVSDPYEKEMWTKGGERLPLAVVLTRYEEGGRPLVVGHLQDRRAQRAAERGLRADKAELERQVAARTAELEAARRTAEVLARLGDALQDAASPEEVAGRSLEWLGPAVGATGMGMVRLEGESVQATAFWGDVPEPIRAFLTRPGLRLPDTPNLLKVARTRRALYFDDYHTTGSPVADFPALSGSAEPIVTPGGTLVGFVLAWRPVGTGAWHGEQRDLLRRAAGTLGLALERAEAASQLTARVRQAEEDARAREAFVAFTEAVGTETDVLALVRRAVEVVRANVEHVSVAYYELEDGELEGGLWRVRVWSEELAPEIVAQLREGVPGDAPNFAEAARSEAGVFVDGWDAGANHVASAASYGAVALVPVAARSRVRSLFTVGTREGRAWTEREKAVVRAVARSLGLALERASVTTHLEAQNAELEARTQALEGFADLTRTLSLRSEPLALIERALTVVLSLLPPGCALFYQKEGDRWQVAARVGDLGTPELQAVVEGGLPVGHTPSLDLPDRTREPLFQDVYDRARDVAPELVSHLRTVSTLPVVVNGGVFGIFNVMVFEERPWSAADRAMLETTVRSLGLAIEGALGVAQLAQRTRELERSNAELEQFAYVASHDLQAPIRAVTSFAGVIERKYGDLLDDRGRLYLRQIVDNGGYMKRLVDDLLTFSRVHTGRGDLLPTDAGDVFDAVARRFQAGGDAAGANLTRDELPLVLADAGQLDQLLHNLISNGLKYHREGVPPHVHVTAQHEGEFWRFAVSDNGLGIEAQYFERIFVIFQRLHGREEFEGTGIGLAVCKKIVERHGGRMWLESTPGEGSTFFFTLPEV